A DNA window from Desulfonauticus submarinus contains the following coding sequences:
- a CDS encoding methyl-accepting chemotaxis protein, whose protein sequence is MSLKIRHKLLLAIGSIFIIYLIVVAITFIVVGKQKDDGFVINMAGRQRMLSQKMSKEIVNMLYVKAKKGTIDKNIINELHKSMKIFDMTLHALINSGQVPITLDPNGEKRHIEAVEGKSLTELKKVKQIWDVFKNKLDIVVSSQEEGAIKHILNYNMKLLKAMNNAVVTMQKEAEKKVSFLLATEGIGALFGLIAIIGIWFWIKSSITIPLEKLVEFAKKVSQGNLKESLAITKKDEIGELSETLNYMVKNLSDIFDNLANGVRTLTTSAEEVSSVSSNLHVASEEMRDKSQLVATAAEELSANMASLATAMENNSNNVTNVATGAEEISITIGEIVQKTSRAQEIVTKAVQHTQITSENVETLGEAAREIGEILVTIDAISNQTNLLALNATIEAARAGEAGKGFAVVANEIKELAKQTSEATEDINKKIHAIQESTDVAVKDIDSILNIIKEVNDIVITISEGVQEQADTTRGIAENINEVSAGIQEINQNVAQSSEVSQEIAKDISNVHVRSEEIKQNSDVLRERAEQLNALAEKLKGIIKKFER, encoded by the coding sequence ATGTCTTTAAAAATTAGGCACAAATTATTGTTAGCAATTGGATCTATTTTTATAATTTATTTGATTGTTGTGGCAATAACTTTCATTGTTGTAGGAAAGCAAAAAGATGATGGTTTTGTGATTAATATGGCAGGAAGACAAAGAATGCTTTCTCAAAAGATGAGTAAAGAAATAGTAAATATGTTATATGTAAAAGCTAAAAAAGGAACAATAGATAAAAATATTATTAATGAATTGCATAAGAGTATGAAAATTTTTGATATGACATTACATGCTCTTATTAATTCTGGACAAGTTCCTATTACGTTAGATCCAAATGGAGAGAAAAGGCATATTGAAGCTGTAGAGGGAAAGTCGTTAACTGAACTTAAAAAGGTTAAACAAATTTGGGATGTGTTTAAGAATAAGTTAGATATAGTTGTTTCCTCGCAAGAAGAAGGCGCAATTAAGCATATTTTAAACTATAATATGAAGCTTTTAAAGGCAATGAATAATGCAGTAGTTACCATGCAAAAGGAGGCAGAAAAAAAAGTATCTTTTTTGTTAGCAACAGAGGGGATTGGAGCATTATTTGGGTTGATTGCAATTATTGGTATATGGTTTTGGATTAAGAGTAGTATAACTATTCCTTTAGAAAAATTGGTTGAATTTGCTAAAAAGGTATCTCAGGGTAACTTAAAAGAAAGTCTTGCTATTACTAAAAAAGATGAAATTGGAGAGCTTAGTGAGACCTTAAACTATATGGTGAAAAATCTTTCTGATATTTTTGATAATTTAGCGAATGGAGTAAGGACTCTTACAACTTCAGCAGAAGAAGTTTCCTCTGTATCTTCTAATTTACATGTGGCTTCAGAAGAAATGCGAGATAAATCGCAGTTGGTTGCTACGGCTGCTGAAGAACTGAGCGCCAATATGGCTTCTTTGGCTACTGCTATGGAAAATAATTCTAATAATGTAACGAACGTGGCTACTGGTGCAGAAGAAATTAGTATTACTATTGGAGAAATAGTTCAAAAGACAAGCAGAGCTCAAGAGATTGTTACCAAAGCAGTACAACATACTCAAATTACGTCAGAAAATGTAGAAACTTTGGGAGAGGCTGCAAGAGAGATTGGAGAAATTTTAGTTACTATTGATGCGATTTCCAATCAAACCAACTTACTTGCTTTAAATGCTACGATTGAAGCTGCAAGGGCAGGTGAGGCAGGTAAAGGTTTTGCTGTAGTGGCTAATGAAATTAAAGAATTAGCAAAACAAACTTCAGAGGCAACAGAAGATATAAATAAAAAGATACATGCTATTCAAGAATCTACAGATGTGGCCGTAAAAGATATTGATAGTATTTTAAACATTATAAAAGAGGTTAATGATATTGTAATAACTATTTCTGAGGGAGTACAAGAGCAAGCTGACACCACCCGAGGCATTGCGGAAAACATAAATGAGGTTTCTGCTGGGATTCAGGAGATAAATCAAAATGTAGCCCAGAGTTCAGAAGTGTCTCAAGAAATAGCCAAAGATATTTCTAATGTTCATGTTCGATCAGAAGAGATAAAGCAAAATAGCGATGTTTTAAGAGAACGAGCAGAACAGTTAAATGCTTTGGCTG